The proteins below come from a single Harpia harpyja isolate bHarHar1 chromosome 2, bHarHar1 primary haplotype, whole genome shotgun sequence genomic window:
- the CEP44 gene encoding centrosomal protein of 44 kDa isoform X1, protein MATGDLKGSLRKIEQGLRLLNYPRDVDYTVLVKGDPAAFLPIISYSFTSFSTYIAELLVKCNVELTAKSDLRFIEAIYKLLRDQFHYKPILTKQQFLQFGFAERKMQIVCDIINCVVKKHKELSNSNKVKSQTRKKLRSFKYEVWSNCDNVLADPSGSGLNSKQKPQVERHSGNEVNGDLHPLPLPAQGGNEEELYLDRDVVEVKCEQVIEDNSQIEFLKSQLADCQEKLHKLDWMEDKLCVLEEKLKGKVIIDEKDWNNLLSRVLLLETELLLQSRKRDLPTEFSNVSQECTSSRIPVSPGTERKEEMPESLHQWSGYSSLLSTDPSPKAMTINSHDLTDVSKETTRQRMERISKIIEETSELLKTSSNTSEKT, encoded by the exons ATGGCAACAGGAGACCTAAAAGgaagtttaagaaaaatagaaCAAGGACTTCGCTTGTTAAATTATCCAAGAGATGTGGATTATACAGT GTTAGTAAAGGGTGATCCAGCTGCATTTTTACCTATCATCAGCTATTCTTTTACATCTTTTTCAACTTACATAGCAGAACTTTTGGTAAAGTGCAATGTGGAACTCACAGCAAAGAGTGACTTGCGTTTTATTGAAGCTATTTATAAG cttcttcgAGATCAATTTCACTATAAACCAATTTTAACAAAGCAGCAGTTTCTTCAGTTTggctttgcagaaagaaaaatgcagattgtTTGTGACATTATCAACTGTGTGGTGAAAAAACATAAAGAATTAAGTAACTCGAATAAG GTTAAATCCCAAACGAGGAAAAAACTCAGATCTTTTAAATATGAAGTATGGTCAAATTGTGATAATGTCCTTGCTGATCCTAGTGGCAGTGGTCTGAATTCCAAACAG AAGCCTCAAGTAGAACGGCACTCAGGAAATGAAGTTAATGGTGACCTTCATCCACTACCCCTTCCAGCACAGGGAGGTAATGAAGAAGAATTGTACCTAGATCGTGATGTTGTGGAAGTTAAATGTGAACAa GTCATAGAAGATAATTCTCAGATTGAGTTCCTAAAGAGTCAGCTCGCTGATTGCCAGGAAAAGCTTCATAAGCTAGATTGGATGGAAGATAAACTATGTGTTttagaagagaaactgaaaggaaAGGTGATCATAGATGAGAAGGACTGGAATAACTTGTTGAGTCGAGTGTTGCTTCTTGAAACAGAACTTTTGTTGCAATCCAGAAAG AGAGACTTACCTACAGAGTTCAGCAATGTAAGTCAAGAATGTACTTCTAGTAGGATTCCAGTTTCTCCTG GtacagagaggaaggaggagatgcCAGAGAGTCTTCATCAGTGGTCTGGATACAGTTCACTATTATCCACAGACCCATCTCCCAAAGCCATGACCATTAATTCTCATGATCTGACAGATGTTTCAAAG GAGACAACAAGACAAAGAATGGAAAGGATAAGTAAAAT aattgaaGAAACCTCAGAATTGTTGAAAACATCAAGCAACACCTCTGAGAAGACCTGA
- the CEP44 gene encoding centrosomal protein of 44 kDa isoform X2 produces the protein MATGDLKGSLRKIEQGLRLLNYPRDVDYTVLVKGDPAAFLPIISYSFTSFSTYIAELLVKCNVELTAKSDLRFIEAIYKLLRDQFHYKPILTKQQFLQFGFAERKMQIVCDIINCVVKKHKELSNSNKVKSQTRKKLRSFKYEVWSNCDNVLADPSGSGLNSKQPQVERHSGNEVNGDLHPLPLPAQGGNEEELYLDRDVVEVKCEQVIEDNSQIEFLKSQLADCQEKLHKLDWMEDKLCVLEEKLKGKVIIDEKDWNNLLSRVLLLETELLLQSRKRDLPTEFSNVSQECTSSRIPVSPGTERKEEMPESLHQWSGYSSLLSTDPSPKAMTINSHDLTDVSKETTRQRMERISKIIEETSELLKTSSNTSEKT, from the exons ATGGCAACAGGAGACCTAAAAGgaagtttaagaaaaatagaaCAAGGACTTCGCTTGTTAAATTATCCAAGAGATGTGGATTATACAGT GTTAGTAAAGGGTGATCCAGCTGCATTTTTACCTATCATCAGCTATTCTTTTACATCTTTTTCAACTTACATAGCAGAACTTTTGGTAAAGTGCAATGTGGAACTCACAGCAAAGAGTGACTTGCGTTTTATTGAAGCTATTTATAAG cttcttcgAGATCAATTTCACTATAAACCAATTTTAACAAAGCAGCAGTTTCTTCAGTTTggctttgcagaaagaaaaatgcagattgtTTGTGACATTATCAACTGTGTGGTGAAAAAACATAAAGAATTAAGTAACTCGAATAAG GTTAAATCCCAAACGAGGAAAAAACTCAGATCTTTTAAATATGAAGTATGGTCAAATTGTGATAATGTCCTTGCTGATCCTAGTGGCAGTGGTCTGAATTCCAAACAG CCTCAAGTAGAACGGCACTCAGGAAATGAAGTTAATGGTGACCTTCATCCACTACCCCTTCCAGCACAGGGAGGTAATGAAGAAGAATTGTACCTAGATCGTGATGTTGTGGAAGTTAAATGTGAACAa GTCATAGAAGATAATTCTCAGATTGAGTTCCTAAAGAGTCAGCTCGCTGATTGCCAGGAAAAGCTTCATAAGCTAGATTGGATGGAAGATAAACTATGTGTTttagaagagaaactgaaaggaaAGGTGATCATAGATGAGAAGGACTGGAATAACTTGTTGAGTCGAGTGTTGCTTCTTGAAACAGAACTTTTGTTGCAATCCAGAAAG AGAGACTTACCTACAGAGTTCAGCAATGTAAGTCAAGAATGTACTTCTAGTAGGATTCCAGTTTCTCCTG GtacagagaggaaggaggagatgcCAGAGAGTCTTCATCAGTGGTCTGGATACAGTTCACTATTATCCACAGACCCATCTCCCAAAGCCATGACCATTAATTCTCATGATCTGACAGATGTTTCAAAG GAGACAACAAGACAAAGAATGGAAAGGATAAGTAAAAT aattgaaGAAACCTCAGAATTGTTGAAAACATCAAGCAACACCTCTGAGAAGACCTGA